DNA from Eucalyptus grandis isolate ANBG69807.140 chromosome 5, ASM1654582v1, whole genome shotgun sequence:
CAAACACGTTTTGGGTTCAATGGAATACTACTCAtcttcacatttgatgaatatgatcttacgaatttcttcaaggattcgaaGATACTCAATAACTGGGCCTAGGTAGGATTTATCTGGTCCCAAGCCATAGGTAGTTGACAAGCAACACTCCTTTACTCTATTGTCAAAACATTTTCGACATTTAAGTACCCAAGCACTTCTGGCTGGTGACTGGTAATGACAAGGGATCAATAGGGAAGACATAACAGAAAATTACACAACCATACCAGGCCTTTGATACATAGTACGTTCCATCAGTACAATTTCCAGAAAGCACAGAATCTGCAAGTTCCTTCACTGTTTTTCTCCGATCCCTATAGCTGTCAGCACAAACCAGTTTGTGTGCCGCCTCTTTTAGGCAGTCCACGCAGTAGTCATCCTTGGCCAGTGCTGGCCCCCCACCATactgaaaaaaagaacagtAGAAAGCAGTTAATATTAACAGTACAGCACATTGAAAAGAATTATGAGCAAGAGCTGGAGTTTAGAATGAAATGATAACTGAAAGCCTCAGATGACGGATCACTGACAACAGAGGTGCTGAAGATTGTATCTTGTCTTGACTTAAAATAGTGGAAGCATATAGGAATCAActaagaaaaatctattttgttgTACACTGCAAAACCTTATTTTATAAGTTTGAGTACAGcttggaagaggaaaaaagaaacaaaagaaagcacaCCAAGATCCACAGTAATGCATGCATAAGTCAGTTTGCTGGATGAATTCTTCTGGTAGCTTTAGCACTTAAGCAATAAACACAGCAATGCTTCTGGTTATTGTCTCACTGTGAAGTTTTGACAGCTTATAAACACTTACTTAGACATTTCAATATTTGCTCCAATTGGAGAAGGGCCCTAAAGAAAATATAGAAGAATCAGCAGCTACTTAGTCTAATTAAAGATTCCCAACCACATTAACAGGTGGAATATATTAACATGGCAACTGGGTATAATGAGTAGGAACACTTAACTTGTGCCCCTAAACAGAGAATATGGTTAATGAGTCCATTGAAGCTACTGATTGTTTGTGGAGGGCTTTTCTCTAATGAATGATAGATCCTCAAATCTGAGACTTagcacttaattttttttttgtgtgtattttttttggaaGGGGAGGGTAGCATCTTAATATCCATAAACCGTGTtcccaaattaaaaaagatgagTCACTCCTTTTTCCTTCGAGAAGGTGAAAGAATTtgattgacaaaagaaaatattcaagtaaATCAGGAATGTACAACAGCAATTAAACTGACCACCCAACACTAATTCATAGTAAAATTATAGCAGTTAGGCAAGAGGTAACCTCATGAAAAACAACTAAGTACCTTTGAGAACAATTTCACCCAAGCACTGGCAGACAATCGCTTCATAGAGCCTACTTCTGCCATGTGAACTTTTCCATGAGAGCATTGAATGAGAGTGTTATCCAGAACACTGCCAGACATCACAGTAAAGCCAGGAAAATACACATGATGGTAATCCTCCCAAAATGCCATGGATAATGATAAGTAAAATATAAATAGTAACTAAAACCAACTACAGTATCCTGCTttcctcttttaatttttggattgGGCCTTGGGATAGCGATATAGAGTTTTTGAAGGTACCAAATCACGAGTTATCTTCATGAGGGAGGAGTGACTCATGTTTGATTTGTTAAAACCACTTCTTTTAATCAAGTTCATTCTTCAATGTCAATTATCTTTTGACATGGCTCATCAGATCAAACGAGTTGatcattgtcaaaaaaattgacatgatAACAAGGTTTTGGTGAAGACTTACCGTTTCATCAGTCCATGATTCCAATAAGAGTCCTACTACTGGTAGAATTCTTCTCCCAGTTGCTACTTGTTTTGTCTGTAAGTTATACTGGAATTTCAAGTACAAATTCTACTTTAAGCAGGTATTTTTAGTCAAATTGGAACTCTACAGTTTTCCTCTCTCCATGGACTAGGATTTCAATAGACCCTGCAAGTACAATGTTCATCTAATTGAGAAGACAGACACTTATCATTCAGTTTTCATCAATTGTTCACTTTTGAGTTGTGTGGCGTGATCATTTCCTCGACTTTCATGCTTAAGAATCCTTGAGTTGATCCTTATTAGTTACTCCATCAGAAATACTGTATACCAAACCCTTCTACTAAGCTTATTGATTGCTTATAATATCCCAACATATTTCATCTTGACTTACTGTTTGAATCCCAGAAGCGGTATTTGTCTCTCTGATTGTAATAGTCAGATTATCAGTCAGATTATCCTACACCATTTTTGGTATGAGCGTATGCTACAAGTCATGGCAACGGATTCAGTGAGTCATTTTTTGTGCACAAAGGAGTAATTACCAACAAGACAGTTCTCTTTATGATCTGATGGCAGATCAAAGTCATTCATAGTCAAATGAGTTCATTTGAAGCTGAATCTCCCAACTTGAATCCACTAATGCTTTTAAAAGGGCCAAAAATGAGCATAATTCAAGGAATGTTAACAAAGAGGTCAATGAAGACGATGATAATCAACATGTAGAACACAACTTGTCAAACAGGCCAGTGTGAAATATAAAGTTGTCCCAgatgttcaagttgaagaactAGCCATGCTTGAGAAAGAGTCCTAAGGAAATGTGAAACCAGTCATACTGAGGAAAAGAGCAAGGATGTCGGTGCTTCAGGTCACAAGGAGAACACAAACTCTATGAACTTAATGTACGAATACTGGGGTGAAGAAGTAAGTCGGTATTTAAGAAGGATGCATGTCAGAGTGAAAGGGAGAAGCACATGGCTATGGTGGTGAAGCTAGAGCATCTGTACTTACGGAGGCATAATATTGTCAACCCACAGGCGGAGCCAATTTGCTGATATCCAATAAAAAGGTTCCTCAAATGATTGAACAGGAGCTTCTGAAAGAATTAGGCGCACCTCTTGCCTCCTTTCTTCAATAAGACGCAATGTTGTTTCCTTCCGTAGTTTATACTGGTGGCATGCTTCCACATATGATGCATTCAATTCATCTACCTCATCTCTAAGGTAAGATGGAAGAGAAGTGATATCATTTGATGTGCTGTCCGTGCGTTCAGTTTCTGTATTATTGGCATCCAGAACCATGGATGTCTTCCGGAGATGCACATTGGTTTGCCGCAGATTGTACATAAGCATGTATGCATCAGCAGATGAAAAGATCTCAGAATGTTCTGAATCACCATTTTCTGCAAATTGTGGCAGCACATCTGTAGCATCACCAGCAGCAGAAACTGGCGAAGAGTGCACAAGTGGCTCCTTTTGTGGAGGTTTACTCTTGTGACCTGATGAATCTTCTCCAAATGGGTGATCACCTAAATTTGAGACATGCTCGTCATCAAACTCCCACCACTGCCCTCTCTTCTCATCTCTTATATGAGCAATGTAATGCCCACTGTTTACAGCAGTTCCTTTGTGTATCAGGATTGCTGACAAGTCATATATTAAATCAACCTGAGCTGGGTCACATAATCTCTTCCGCATATCAAGTTcccgaggaaaagaaaatgcagaagtgatttttttctttgttgtagTCTACAATAACAGAATTAAAATGTATCAACAATAAGTAAATGCAAACTAAGTAAATGCATATACAAGAGAACAAACAATCTATCCTACcacacgggagagagagagagagagagagaaccaaggAATACAGAGACACTATTATCAATTTTAACTATAAGCCAAAATGGAATCTTTACCAAAGAGAAGGGTCAAACACTTGGAGTCATCCAACATCATTGGTTCTAACATTGTTGAGACATCAAGTGTGAGAAGTTAcaggaagaaattattttcaacagTTCCAGCTTTAATCTTTCAATAGACCCTATAATGACAAACTGACAAAGCCATTCCCACTCAATGGTGTCTTCTAACACAGACAATCTTACATCAGTGCGATTTTTTGTAATAAACTCTTCTCTCAAGTTCGAAAAGTCTAGTTGACTTTCTAGAGACATAATcaagacaaaaatatatatatatatatatatacaaaatatATCTATATACATTGTTGTAATTGTTAAAAAGTACCTTAGGAAGGAAAACATAACGCTTAAGCTGGATATTAAGTACGCGAGGAAGTGTCCGAAGCTTTATGCTTCGGCTAGCATCAACTCTTGCTTCACAGGATTCACAAAAGTACTGATTTTCCCCATTGAGCTCCTCTACCCGTAGATAATCGTCTAAACTTTCATCCAAACTTTTCAAACCCAACACATTCAGTTCCAACTCATAGAAGTCTTCAATCTTTGAAGAGGCCTCTGAATCTTTCCCACATCTTGAGCAGCTGTAGGCAGAAATTTGGTCCAAAGGCAAATGTCATGGCTTTTGTAACTTAAAGCAATAAgactttcaattattttgtgAAAAGTAACTCCTACCACAGCATCCCctaatgaaaaaattaagaatctctccaattgaatttatttcaaacaGAAACATTACAGAAAGGCAAATAAGGCCATATGGCCACGTCACAAGATGCCTACACAAAAACATGCCCGTGGCTTTAGAAAACAGCTTCACAAAATGATTGTTAACATGCAAAGTATCGAATGTATCAAAGCAATGTCAAAGAAAACCAAACACCTGAGAGAAAGGTAACTAGAACAAGCTTAATCAAATGTAACTAAATTACAAGAGTTGAGCAAAAAAGAAGCAACTGAAATATTAAAGAGCTTGAAAAGTATtaataatttcactttcaatCCCATACATTTATggtcactttcttttttttttttttttttttttcatataggTACATTTATGCTTACTTTCAAAtgattctaaaattttaacCCTCTAATTGGAAGTCCAAAAAGTTGGGGGATGGGTGAGGAAGAAGAGTGGGTAGAGAGTTAAATTACCTTGTTTAGAAGGGCTAGTGAAAAATAAGGTAAAGATGTAAGGTGTGGGAAAGAATCCATTGCCAACCCCCCCCAACAAAAGGTTTCACACCAAATTGAGAATTAACAGATGGAAAAATGGTCGGACACCTTGCCAATTCCTCAAAATGCCCTTGTACTCGCCTCAAATATACACCTTTTTTACTAATTCTTATCAGCATGACATTTTACAATCTAGTCAGCGAGAATCATTTAAAACATATCACTCAAGacatttggaaaataaagagCACTACAACTTATTCTGCTCACATGTAATTAGCCTGGTTATTCAGGTGTTATTTTATACCTATATCTTCACCAAATCTAGGGAAAATAGTCATTTGCtacataaatattttctttcctcccaatttcttttcctttccaaacAAGTCAACTCTCaaatcttcatcttttctttacTCCTAATCCTCACCCTTCCAAACAACTTCAAAGGAAATCATTTCTTTCATatatttcacttcaaatttctTCACTTACATTTTCATTACCTCCCACTTATTTCTTCTGAAAAAAGCACCACGAATAACTTGATCTACACTTTTAGCTTTGCACCATTcttacaaaaattgatttttaatcatcTGCTCATTGCTGAATGCCATTGCTCTCATGGTTATTTTACTAATTAGACGATGGAgtataatagaaaagaaataggaaTAACACAACTAAATATCCTTACGTTGTCACATGGGACACACTGCCACGAAAGAGATCTTGAACAATAGTCCTAGGCACAACACTCCGGGAATTGCTGAGGCATCGCTCCAGCAGAGAAAGAAGTAAGGTTAAAAATTCATGGCTATCTTGTTGAACGCCATTATCCAACTCCAGTGTCTTTATAAATGGAGCAGAATCCACAAATGCTCTTTTACTTGAATGAAGCTGAGCAAAGAGCCGGGCAAGCTGATCCAGCACAGGTTGTTTTCTCAGTACATCAACTTCAATGGACAAGACTCCTTTTCGAAAAGTAGTATTCATGTAAAGACATTGAAGGATACTGTTAGCATAGCATGTTGCACCCAAATTAGTTAATCCAGCCGGCGAGTCGAGTGAAGCACGAAGTTCCTTAAACGGGTCCGGACCCAAAGACTGTATAACATCTGACATCTTCTGCCATATTCCAGATTTCCGGCTTCCATTGGGAGATGGAATCAGGCCACAAAAGCAATTTGGGTTATCTTTAGCATTTACTCGGCAGCCCTGGCATACTGGCTTCCCAATATTGTATAACTGGTTTATGTCATCCTGTGTTATTTCACCAGACGCATGAATTTTCCTGCAAAGTATAAAGCAAGGACGACCAATTATTAATGTAAAGAGGCTTGCATAGACGTAAAGTGAGTTCCAATTACCTCAATGTGTCTGAAATCTTGTCAACATCATCGGATGGCTTgggctttttatttttacttcgTGTGGTTGGGCGATTCATGTTTACATACACTAGCTGAAGAAGACATGTAACATGACATCAATTACAGCAAGAGTACCCAGTAAATAAGATCCAGAAATGTGAAAATTGGGGAAACATCATAAAGTCACTGATGCCATTCACTTGAACATGATGCCATTCTCAGCCTAAACTATACATCAACTGATTTCAGGTATCAAACAGATTCGGCAAATAAAGAAGATAAAAACCTTCCAGATGAGGCACTATTACATGGGCATTGGGCAAGGAACAATCAATAGTCGCAAATTTTCATTACATTACATTACAAGCAAGCACCACCAGCAAGGTTGAGAATAATACAAGTCTCACGGCAACCGTAAGCGTGGCAAGCTAAATAGTCATGGCAGGCTAAAAATGTCTTGGACTTGCAAGCATGGTTTCTCCCAGACTATTCAGATATTAGGAATGCTaatgaaagcaaaaaaaaaccTGATTACACTATCTAGCATAATTGAAAAGCATACCGTTAATGCAAGGGTTGGAAAGAATCCATTCAATTCTTTGAGAGGATCTGTGTGGAATTGAAAATACAAATGAGATATAAACAATGGAATTCTAGGAGTAGCAACAATCAAATAGTTTTTGCTGAATTTTGTTTCAGGGAAATGCGTGAAAACACCACATGGACGTGCATGACATCACCAGGATCAGAACAAACTGCACTCAACTTGTAATCATCC
Protein-coding regions in this window:
- the LOC104445851 gene encoding ubiquitin carboxyl-terminal hydrolase 26 isoform X2, with translation MNRPTTRSKNKKPKPSDDVDKISDTLRKIHASGEITQDDINQLYNIGKPVCQGCRVNAKDNPNCFCGLIPSPNGSRKSGIWQKMSDVIQSLGPDPFKELRASLDSPAGLTNLGATCYANSILQCLYMNTTFRKGVLSIEVDVLRKQPVLDQLARLFAQLHSSKRAFVDSAPFIKTLELDNGVQQDSHEFLTLLLSLLERCLSNSRSVVPRTIVQDLFRGSVSHVTTCSRCGKDSEASSKIEDFYELELNVLGLKSLDESLDDYLRVEELNGENQYFCESCEARVDASRSIKLRTLPRVLNIQLKRYVFLPKTTTKKKITSAFSFPRELDMRKRLCDPAQVDLIYDLSAILIHKGTAVNSGHYIAHIRDEKRGQWWEFDDEHVSNLGDHPFGEDSSGHKSKPPQKEPLVHSSPVSAAGDATDVLPQFAENGDSEHSEIFSSADAYMLMYNLRQTNVHLRKTSMVLDANNTETERTDSTSNDITSLPSYLRDEVDELNASYVEACHQYKLRKETTLRLIEERRQEVRLILSEAPVQSFEEPFYWISANWLRLWVDNIMPPVLDNTLIQCSHGKVHMAEVGSMKRLSASAWVKLFSKYGGGPALAKDDYCVDCLKEAAHKLVCADSYRDRRKTVKELADSVLSGNCTDGTYYVSKAWLQQWVKRKITDAPSEADAGPTASIRCPHGQLMPEQAAGARRLLVPENLWLFFYEDAVTMNPDDPLGCPSFPIGSEQCSQCSEKISEVACLEDSLRAVKNKQRENHEKLAAGKSFPLHPNHEYYLLPSVWLTTWRNYVNAGGKNALLCDEPESLDSVIDKLKCEKHLRLLERPLDLVHKRGAIFQKVSLTDGLTIITSSDWKCFCEEWGCSENKGISAIIEHDNDAPDKAICGKETPICNEQHGSIDGPNNRLDEKRLVIRTSPEVCEECVGERASSELMRRLNYCNEDIYVTCVHGKEVPKSILEASETAFDPGRRISKRSRRTNYGSAVNLKVSGSTSIYQLKMMIWESLGVVKENQIIHKGHTKIEGESSTLADLNIFPGDTLWVRDSKIHEHRDIADEISIQKMDVEHAEEGFRGTLLTTDFPS
- the LOC104445851 gene encoding ubiquitin carboxyl-terminal hydrolase 26 isoform X1, giving the protein MNRPTTRSKNKKPKPSDDVDKISDTLRKIHASGEITQDDINQLYNIGKPVCQGCRVNAKDNPNCFCGLIPSPNGSRKSGIWQKMSDVIQSLGPDPFKELRASLDSPAGLTNLGATCYANSILQCLYMNTTFRKGVLSIEVDVLRKQPVLDQLARLFAQLHSSKRAFVDSAPFIKTLELDNGVQQDSHEFLTLLLSLLERCLSNSRSVVPRTIVQDLFRGSVSHVTTCSRCGKDSEASSKIEDFYELELNVLGLKSLDESLDDYLRVEELNGENQYFCESCEARVDASRSIKLRTLPRVLNIQLKRYVFLPKTTTKKKITSAFSFPRELDMRKRLCDPAQVDLIYDLSAILIHKGTAVNSGHYIAHIRDEKRGQWWEFDDEHVSNLGDHPFGEDSSGHKSKPPQKEPLVHSSPVSAAGDATDVLPQFAENGDSEHSEIFSSADAYMLMYNLRQTNVHLRKTSMVLDANNTETERTDSTSNDITSLPSYLRDEVDELNASYVEACHQYKLRKETTLRLIEERRQEVRLILSEAPVQSFEEPFYWISANWLRLWVDNIMPPVLDNTLIQCSHGKVHMAEVGSMKRLSASAWVKLFSKYGGGPALAKDDYCVDCLKEAAHKLVCADSYRDRRKTVKELADSVLSGNCTDGTYYVSKAWLQQWVKRKITDAPSEADAGPTASIRCPHGQLMPEQAAGARRLLVPENLWLFFYEDAVTMNPDDPLGCPSFPIGSEQCSQCSEKISEVACLEDSLRAVKNKQRENHEKLAAGKSFPLHPNHEYYLLPSVWLTTWRNYVNAGGKNALLCDEPESLDSVIDKLKCEKHLRLLERPLDLVHKRGAIFQKVSLGSGLSHEHGYLFFKGKMMSRPCFLVEPQLAYVRVTAVSDGLTIITSSDWKCFCEEWGCSENKGISAIIEHDNDAPDKAICGKETPICNEQHGSIDGPNNRLDEKRLVIRTSPEVCEECVGERASSELMRRLNYCNEDIYVTCVHGKEVPKSILEASETAFDPGRRISKRSRRTNYGSAVNLKVSGSTSIYQLKMMIWESLGVVKENQIIHKGHTKIEGESSTLADLNIFPGDTLWVRDSKIHEHRDIADEISIQKMDVEHAEEGFRGTLLTTDFPS
- the LOC104445851 gene encoding ubiquitin carboxyl-terminal hydrolase 26 isoform X3; translated protein: MNRPTTRSKNKKPKPSDDVDKISDTLRKIHASGEITQDDINQLYNIGKPVCQGCRVNAKDNPNCFCGLIPSPNGSRKSGIWQKMSDVIQSLGPDPFKELRASLDSPAGLTNLGATCYANSILQCLYMNTTFRKGVLSIEVDVLRKQPVLDQLARLFAQLHSSKRAFVDSAPFIKTLELDNGVQQDSHEFLTLLLSLLERCLSNSRSVVPRTIVQDLFRGSVSHVTTCSRCGKDSEASSKIEDFYELELNVLGLKSLDESLDDYLRVEELNGENQYFCESCEARVDASRSIKLRTLPRVLNIQLKRYVFLPKTTTKKKITSAFSFPRELDMRKRLCDPAQVDLIYDLSAILIHKGTAVNSGHYIAHIRDEKRGQWWEFDDEHVSNLGDHPFGEDSSGHKSKPPQKEPLVHSSPVSAAGDATDVLPQFAENGDSEHSEIFSSADAYMLMYNLRQTNVHLRKTSMVLDANNTETERTDSTSNDITSLPSYLRDEVDELNASYVEACHQYKLRKETTLRLIEERRQEVRLILSEAPVQSFEEPFYWISANWLRLWVDNIMPPVLDNTLIQCSHGKVHMAEVGSMKRLSASAWVKLFSKYGGGPALAKDDYCVDCLKEAAHKLVCADSYRDRRKTVKELADSVLSGNCTDGTYYVSKAWLQQWVKRKITDAPSEADAGPTASIRCPHGQLMPEQAAGARRLLVPENLWLFFYEDAVTMNPDDPLGCPSFPIGSEQCSQCSEKISEVACLEDSLRAVKNKQRENHEKLAAGKSFPLHPNHEYYLLPSVWLTTWRNYVNAGGKNALLCDEPESLDSVIDKLKCEKHLRLLERPLDLVHKRGAIFQKVSLGSGLSHEHGYLFFKGKMMSRPCFLVEPQLAYVRVTAVSDGLTIITSSDWKCFCEEWGCSENKGISAIIEHDNDAPDKAICGKETPICNEQHGSIDGPNNRLDEKRLVIRTSPEESIYVLGL
- the LOC104445851 gene encoding ubiquitin carboxyl-terminal hydrolase 26 isoform X4, with product MNRPTTRSKNKKPKPSDDVDKISDTLRKIHASGEITQDDINQLYNIGKPVCQGCRVNAKDNPNCFCGLIPSPNGSRKSGIWQKMSDVIQSLGPDPFKELRASLDSPAGLTNLGATCYANSILQCLYMNTTFRKGVLSIEVDVLRKQPVLDQLARLFAQLHSSKRAFVDSAPFIKTLELDNGVQQDSHEFLTLLLSLLERCLSNSRSVVPRTIVQDLFRGSVSHVTTCSRCGKDSEASSKIEDFYELELNVLGLKSLDESLDDYLRVEELNGENQYFCESCEARVDASRSIKLRTLPRVLNIQLKRYVFLPKTTTKKKITSAFSFPRELDMRKRLCDPAQVDLIYDLSAILIHKGTAVNSGHYIAHIRDEKRGQWWEFDDEHVSNLGDHPFGEDSSGHKSKPPQKEPLVHSSPVSAAGDATDVLPQFAENGDSEHSEIFSSADAYMLMYNLRQTNVHLRKTSMVLDANNTETERTDSTSNDITSLPSYLRDEVDELNASYVEACHQYKLRKETTLRLIEERRQEVRLILSEAPVQSFEEPFYWISANWLRLWVDNIMPPVLDNTLIQCSHGKVHMAEVGSMKRLSASAWVKLFSKYGGGPALAKDDYCVDCLKEAAHKLVCADSYRDRRKTVKELADSVLSGNCTDGTYYVSKAWLQQWVKRKITDAPSEADAGPTASIRCPHGQLMPEQAAGARRLLVPENLWLFFYEDAVTMNPDDPLGCPSFPIGSEQCSQCSEKISEVACLEDSLRAVKNKQRENHEKLAAGKSFPLHPNHEYYLLPSVWLTTWRNYVNAGGKNALLCDEPESLDSVIDKLKCEKHLRLLERPLDLVHKRGAIFQKVSLGSGLSHEHGYLFFKGKMMSRPCFLVEPQLAYVRVTAVSDGLTIITSSDWKCFCEEWGCSENKGISAIIEHDNDAPDKAICGKETPICNEQHGSIDGPNNRLDEKRLVIRTSPEVK